The Leifsonia williamsii genome includes a region encoding these proteins:
- a CDS encoding trimeric intracellular cation channel family protein: MTTAAFSIPLWGDLLAVGVGSLQGALFASGFRDRRLDLLGVAIIGVATGLGGGLLRDLLLNVTPVALQSNWYLPATVVAALFGMLLGRLFRRLDPLITFLDALTIGLFGAIGASKALALGLPEVPAVFVGVVAAVGGGVLRDVLLNLPIAVMHVGSLYAVAAGAGTVILVVLLDIGVPLTIAVVVCVVATLIIRLLAVRFGWSLPEQRELGTLRRPRFPRFGRRPSPQRTAERTETGAIPQYRIEKPDQ, translated from the coding sequence GTGACGACCGCCGCCTTCTCGATCCCGCTCTGGGGCGACCTGCTGGCGGTCGGCGTCGGCAGCCTCCAGGGCGCCCTGTTCGCCTCCGGGTTCCGCGACAGGAGGCTCGACCTGCTCGGCGTCGCGATCATCGGCGTGGCGACGGGGCTCGGGGGCGGCCTCCTGCGCGACCTGCTGCTCAACGTGACGCCCGTGGCGCTGCAGTCGAACTGGTACCTGCCGGCCACCGTCGTCGCCGCCCTGTTCGGCATGCTGCTCGGGAGGCTGTTCCGGCGGCTCGACCCGCTGATCACGTTCCTCGACGCGCTCACCATCGGATTGTTCGGGGCGATCGGTGCGAGCAAGGCGCTGGCGCTCGGGCTGCCCGAAGTGCCGGCCGTCTTCGTCGGCGTTGTGGCGGCCGTGGGAGGCGGGGTGCTGCGGGATGTGCTGCTCAACCTCCCGATCGCCGTGATGCACGTCGGGTCGCTCTACGCGGTCGCAGCGGGGGCGGGCACGGTCATCCTCGTCGTGCTGCTCGATATCGGCGTGCCGCTCACGATCGCGGTCGTCGTCTGCGTCGTGGCGACGCTGATCATCCGGCTGCTCGCCGTGCGGTTCGGCTGGAGTCTGCCGGAGCAGCGCGAGCTGGGCACGCTGCGTCGGCCCCGCTTCCCGCGGTTCGGCCGCCGGCCGAGCCCGCAGCGCACCGCGGAGCGCACCGAGACCGGGGCGATCCCGCAGTACCGGATCGAGAAGCCGGACCAATAG
- a CDS encoding ABC transporter ATP-binding protein — MHTTTTGTRHVARVEDATRVYGSGAGRVHALAGVTLGIPAGRFTAIMGPSGSGKSTLMHVMAGLDGVTSGRVFLGDTEITGLGDTELTLLRRRRVGFVFQSFNLVPTLDVAVNLRLPFELDGRRPSIEETEWMDHLVDILGLGDRLTHRPHELSGGQQQRVAIVRALATRPDLVFADEPTGNLDSRTGREVLAVLRQAASEFGQSIAMVTHDPVAASYADGIVFLADGRVVAERERSTAEEISAYMLGMEARA; from the coding sequence ATGCACACCACAACGACAGGGACGCGGCACGTCGCCCGCGTCGAGGACGCGACCAGGGTCTACGGCAGCGGGGCGGGCCGGGTGCACGCCCTCGCCGGCGTGACCCTCGGCATCCCGGCCGGCCGGTTCACCGCGATCATGGGGCCGAGCGGCTCCGGCAAGTCCACGCTGATGCACGTCATGGCCGGGCTCGACGGCGTCACCAGCGGCCGCGTCTTCCTCGGCGACACCGAGATCACCGGGCTGGGCGATACCGAGCTGACCCTGCTGCGCCGGCGGCGGGTCGGGTTCGTCTTCCAGTCGTTCAACCTGGTGCCGACGCTGGACGTGGCCGTCAACCTCCGCCTGCCGTTCGAGCTCGACGGCCGCCGCCCGAGCATCGAGGAGACGGAGTGGATGGACCACCTCGTCGACATCCTCGGCCTCGGCGACCGCCTGACGCACCGCCCGCACGAGCTCTCCGGCGGGCAGCAGCAGCGCGTCGCGATCGTCCGCGCGCTGGCGACCCGGCCCGACCTCGTCTTCGCGGACGAGCCCACCGGCAACCTCGACTCGCGCACTGGCCGCGAGGTGCTCGCCGTGCTGCGGCAGGCCGCGAGCGAGTTCGGCCAGAGCATCGCCATGGTCACCCACGACCCGGTCGCGGCGAGCTACGCCGACGGCATCGTGTTCCTCGCCGACGGCCGCGTGGTCGCCGAGCGCGAGCGCTCCACCGCCGAGGAGATCTCCGCCTACATGCTCGGGATGGAGGCGCGCGCGTGA
- the recO gene encoding DNA repair protein RecO, with protein MPTYRDEAVVLRTHKLGEADRIVTMLSRQHGKIRAVAKGVRRTSSKFGARLEPFMVADVQLYEGRSLDVVTQVESLGSYGALIADDYASYTAANAMVETADRLTDAEASLQQYLLLVGALRSLSRHEHGPGLTLDSYLLRALSLAGWAPSFQDCARCGTPGPHDRLVVQLGGVVCADCAPPGAPHLDMATIDLLAALLTGDWEAAEAADDGTRSKANGVVAAYTQWHLDRGLRSLQHVQHDRRDERPDDRSAARPGAGAEGGA; from the coding sequence GTGCCAACCTACCGTGATGAGGCCGTCGTGCTGCGTACCCACAAGCTGGGCGAGGCCGACCGCATCGTCACCATGCTCAGCCGCCAGCACGGCAAGATCCGTGCCGTGGCGAAGGGCGTGCGGCGCACCTCCTCGAAGTTCGGCGCGCGGCTGGAGCCGTTCATGGTCGCCGACGTGCAGCTGTACGAGGGCCGCTCGCTCGATGTCGTGACGCAGGTGGAGTCGCTCGGCTCGTACGGCGCGCTCATCGCCGACGACTACGCGAGCTACACCGCCGCCAACGCGATGGTGGAGACGGCCGACCGGCTCACCGACGCCGAGGCGTCGCTGCAGCAGTACCTCCTCCTCGTCGGCGCGCTGCGGTCGCTGTCGCGGCACGAGCACGGCCCCGGGCTGACCCTCGACTCCTACCTGCTGCGCGCGCTGTCGCTGGCCGGCTGGGCGCCGAGCTTCCAGGACTGCGCCCGCTGCGGCACTCCGGGCCCGCACGACCGGCTCGTGGTGCAGCTCGGCGGCGTCGTCTGCGCCGACTGCGCGCCTCCCGGCGCCCCGCACCTCGACATGGCCACGATCGACCTGCTCGCCGCGCTGCTCACCGGCGACTGGGAGGCGGCGGAGGCCGCCGACGACGGCACGCGCTCGAAGGCCAACGGGGTCGTCGCCGCCTACACGCAGTGGCACCTGGACCGCGGGCTGCGCTCCCTGCAGCACGTGCAGCACGACCGCCGGGACGAGCGCCCGGACGACCGCTCCGCCGCCCGCCCGGGCGCTGGAGCAGAGGGAGGCGCATGA
- a CDS encoding ABC transporter permease, with translation MIRAFRANARDHRATILVAALSAAFGVALLACTNILGAYIGATQLGEHGSVQLALLLVAGVFFVIAAYVGAVVTTNTVATIIAGRVRTIALLRLLGSTARDQRRAVAGEGFVAGTIGAAAGGAAAAALSLLAVRLFTLAGVLPDVPYPVLTPSLLVPVVVVIATTWLASWAGGRRVLTVTPLEALGAAQEPPARSVRRPGRLAASLLLLVPGLALLVFGLLLGLGVFAGSRIDLLIVLGFLAVLVALVGGVLSFTGIVLAAPFFLPAILRATGLLLGRGAAGRLAAANASRNPERSSRTAIGLVIGVTLITMFVVASETWLHVIRVAAAAEPGMYAGAEEVLTVAMIVFTVLVGFSAVIAAVGVVNSLSLSVLQRARELGLLRALGFTAAQVKRMILAESAQLTVAAVLTGLVLGTAYGWIGAESLLGSIPGGGLLPPVVPLPFLIAVVAATAALAVCASIAPTRRATRVAPVAALAVD, from the coding sequence GTGATCCGGGCCTTCCGCGCCAACGCCAGGGACCATCGCGCGACCATCCTCGTCGCCGCGCTGAGCGCCGCCTTCGGGGTCGCGCTGCTCGCCTGCACCAACATCCTCGGCGCGTACATCGGCGCGACGCAGCTGGGCGAGCACGGCTCCGTCCAACTGGCCCTGCTGCTCGTCGCCGGGGTCTTCTTCGTGATCGCCGCCTACGTCGGCGCGGTCGTGACGACCAACACGGTCGCGACCATCATCGCCGGCCGGGTGCGCACGATCGCGCTGCTGCGCCTCCTCGGCTCCACCGCCCGGGACCAGCGCCGCGCCGTCGCCGGCGAGGGCTTCGTCGCCGGGACGATCGGCGCCGCCGCCGGGGGAGCGGCGGCCGCCGCGCTCTCGCTGCTCGCCGTGCGGCTGTTCACGCTCGCCGGGGTGCTGCCGGACGTGCCGTACCCGGTGCTCACGCCCTCCCTGCTGGTCCCGGTCGTCGTGGTGATCGCGACGACCTGGCTCGCGTCCTGGGCGGGCGGCCGCCGCGTGCTCACGGTCACTCCGCTGGAGGCGCTGGGCGCGGCCCAGGAGCCGCCCGCGCGCTCGGTCCGCCGGCCGGGGCGCCTGGCCGCGTCGCTGCTGCTGCTCGTTCCCGGGCTCGCGCTGCTGGTGTTCGGCCTGCTGCTGGGGCTCGGCGTGTTCGCGGGGTCGAGGATCGACCTCCTGATCGTGCTCGGCTTCCTGGCCGTGCTGGTCGCACTGGTCGGCGGCGTGCTCTCGTTCACCGGGATCGTGCTGGCGGCGCCGTTCTTCCTGCCCGCGATCCTCCGCGCGACCGGTCTGCTGCTGGGCCGGGGCGCGGCGGGGAGGCTCGCGGCCGCCAACGCGTCCCGCAACCCCGAGCGCAGCTCCCGGACGGCGATCGGGCTCGTCATCGGCGTCACCCTGATCACCATGTTCGTCGTCGCGTCGGAGACCTGGCTGCACGTCATCCGGGTGGCCGCCGCGGCAGAGCCGGGGATGTACGCGGGCGCGGAGGAGGTGCTCACCGTCGCGATGATCGTCTTCACCGTGCTCGTCGGCTTCTCGGCGGTGATCGCCGCCGTGGGCGTCGTGAACAGCCTCTCGCTCAGCGTGCTGCAGCGTGCTCGTGAGCTGGGGTTGCTGCGCGCGCTCGGCTTCACCGCCGCGCAGGTCAAGCGGATGATCCTGGCGGAGTCGGCCCAGCTCACGGTCGCCGCGGTGCTGACCGGTCTCGTGCTCGGCACCGCCTACGGCTGGATCGGAGCGGAGTCGCTGCTCGGCAGCATCCCGGGCGGCGGCCTCCTGCCGCCGGTGGTCCCGTTGCCGTTCCTGATCGCGGTCGTCGCCGCCACCGCCGCGTTGGCGGTGTGCGCCTCGATCGCGCCGACCCGGCGCGCCACCCGTGTCGCGCCTGTGGCCGCGCTGGCCGTCGACTGA
- a CDS encoding alpha/beta hydrolase — protein sequence MTLRIDAPAFLAVVYAIAAALALYLLARRGRRRLLAGVLAAVGGALLGWLLVWLLDDVFDVFGVGLTPTTTAWVAAGVAGVALAVANLVGSRWWRKVVAIASIPLFVLAAFAGVNVDFGAYRDLDDALGVVPYRGLDLHHERGEVVAGRDWTQAAAVPAGDPSAGPSADPAGDPPAKGEVGTVRIPGVRSHFPAREAVVYLPPVALGANPPVLPVMYAFSGQPGAPSDMFTAGRVAQVMDAFARTHRGYAPIVVAADQLGGPGRNPMCVDSRAGGNAATYLLTDVRQWITSHLRVSSDPAAWSVFGYSEGATCAVQFATGHPELFGSALASSSELGPTLGDERTTIASGFGGSRAAYEAAQPAAQMAAHTPYRDSLVIFGVGQNDARYLAYARTLHADAEKAGMRTELLVSPGSAHDWNTVRYTLRNGFPAIAAHLGLGS from the coding sequence ATGACACTGCGGATCGACGCGCCGGCGTTCCTGGCCGTCGTGTACGCCATCGCCGCCGCGCTCGCGCTCTACCTGCTGGCGCGGCGGGGGCGCCGCCGCCTGCTGGCCGGCGTGCTCGCGGCCGTCGGTGGGGCGCTCCTCGGCTGGCTCCTGGTGTGGCTGCTGGACGACGTGTTCGACGTGTTCGGCGTCGGACTCACGCCGACCACGACCGCCTGGGTCGCCGCGGGCGTCGCCGGGGTGGCGCTGGCGGTCGCGAACCTGGTCGGGTCGCGGTGGTGGCGCAAGGTCGTGGCGATCGCGAGCATCCCGCTGTTCGTCCTGGCGGCCTTCGCGGGCGTGAACGTCGACTTCGGCGCGTACCGCGACCTCGACGACGCGCTGGGGGTCGTGCCGTACCGCGGTCTCGACCTCCACCACGAGCGGGGGGAGGTCGTGGCCGGGCGCGACTGGACGCAAGCGGCGGCCGTTCCCGCCGGTGACCCGTCCGCCGGTCCCTCCGCCGATCCCGCGGGAGACCCGCCCGCGAAGGGCGAGGTGGGCACCGTGCGCATCCCGGGCGTCCGCTCCCACTTCCCGGCCCGCGAGGCGGTCGTCTACCTGCCGCCGGTCGCGCTGGGGGCGAACCCGCCGGTGCTCCCGGTGATGTACGCCTTCTCGGGCCAGCCGGGCGCTCCGTCGGACATGTTCACCGCCGGGCGCGTGGCGCAGGTCATGGACGCCTTCGCGCGCACCCACCGCGGGTACGCGCCCATCGTCGTCGCCGCCGACCAGCTCGGCGGCCCCGGCCGCAACCCGATGTGCGTGGACTCGCGCGCCGGCGGGAACGCCGCGACCTACCTGCTCACGGACGTGCGGCAGTGGATCACGTCGCACCTGCGGGTGAGCTCCGACCCGGCAGCGTGGAGCGTCTTCGGCTACTCGGAGGGCGCGACCTGCGCCGTGCAGTTCGCGACAGGGCATCCGGAGCTGTTCGGCTCGGCACTCGCCTCCTCGAGCGAGCTCGGCCCGACGCTCGGCGACGAGCGCACCACCATCGCCAGCGGCTTCGGCGGGTCGAGGGCGGCGTACGAGGCGGCCCAGCCCGCCGCCCAGATGGCCGCGCACACCCCGTACCGCGACTCCCTCGTGATCTTCGGCGTCGGGCAGAACGACGCGCGCTACCTCGCCTACGCCCGCACGCTGCACGCCGACGCCGAGAAGGCCGGCATGCGCACCGAGCTGCTGGTGTCGCCCGGGAGCGCCCACGACTGGAACACCGTGCGTTACACCCTCCGCAACGGTTTCCCCGCCATCGCCGCCCACCTGGGGTTGGGCTCGTGA
- the leuA gene encoding 2-isopropylmalate synthase — translation MKNTQAPSAMPIHKYRPFHEQIRVDLPDRTWPSARITEAPRWCAVDLRDGNQALIDPMSPERKRIMFDLLVRMGYKEIEVGFPSASQTDFDFVRSLIEEDAIPDDVTIQVLTQSRDHLIKRTYESLVGAKQAIVHLYNSTSILQREVVFRTDQQGIIDIALSGARLCKQYESLVPGTEIYYEYSPESYTGTELEFAADICNQVLEVFEPTPERKVIINLPATVEMATPNVYADSIEWMSRHLNHRENVILSLHPHNDRGTAVAAAELGYMAGADRIEGCLFGNGERTGNVDLVTLGVNLFTQGIDPQIDFSDIDQIKRTVEHCNQLPVGERSPWGGDLVFTAFSGSHQDAIKKGFEAMAAQAEREGVSVDDLVWAVPYLPVDPKDLGRSYEAVIRVNSQSGKGGVAYLLKADHAIDLPRKLQIEFSGVVQAKTDAEGGEVTSDQIWEIFQDEYLPAPATDPDAKWGRFELGSTSTTNESGDHVSLSVTLRDGDTVTKAEGEGNGPIAAFFDILNARGIQAHLYDYSQHTLSASESALAAAYVEVDVDGVRRWGVGIDADTTTASFKAVVSAVNRAIRSGAGSSAEAELVTA, via the coding sequence ATGAAGAACACGCAGGCGCCGAGCGCCATGCCGATCCACAAGTACCGCCCGTTCCACGAGCAGATCCGCGTCGATCTGCCCGACCGGACCTGGCCCTCCGCCCGCATCACCGAGGCGCCGCGCTGGTGCGCGGTCGACCTGCGCGACGGCAACCAGGCCCTCATCGACCCGATGAGCCCCGAGCGCAAGCGCATCATGTTCGACCTGCTGGTCCGCATGGGCTACAAGGAGATCGAGGTCGGCTTCCCGAGCGCGAGCCAGACCGACTTCGACTTCGTCCGGAGCCTGATCGAAGAGGACGCGATCCCGGACGACGTCACCATCCAGGTGCTGACCCAGTCCCGTGACCACCTGATCAAGCGCACGTACGAGTCGCTCGTCGGCGCCAAGCAGGCCATCGTGCACCTGTACAACTCGACCAGCATCCTGCAGCGCGAGGTCGTGTTCCGCACCGACCAGCAGGGCATCATCGACATCGCCCTGAGCGGCGCCCGGCTGTGCAAGCAGTACGAGTCGCTGGTCCCGGGCACCGAGATCTACTACGAGTACTCGCCGGAGAGCTACACCGGCACCGAGCTGGAGTTCGCGGCCGACATCTGCAACCAGGTGCTGGAGGTGTTCGAGCCGACGCCCGAGCGCAAGGTGATCATCAACCTCCCGGCGACCGTCGAGATGGCGACGCCCAACGTCTACGCCGACTCGATCGAGTGGATGTCGCGGCACCTGAACCACCGCGAGAACGTCATCCTCTCCCTCCACCCGCACAACGACCGCGGCACCGCCGTCGCCGCCGCCGAGCTGGGCTACATGGCCGGCGCGGACCGCATCGAGGGCTGCCTGTTCGGCAACGGCGAGCGCACCGGCAACGTCGACCTGGTGACCCTGGGCGTCAACCTGTTCACGCAGGGGATCGACCCGCAGATCGACTTCAGCGACATCGACCAGATCAAGCGCACGGTCGAGCACTGCAACCAGCTGCCGGTCGGCGAGCGCAGCCCGTGGGGCGGCGACCTGGTCTTCACCGCGTTCAGCGGCTCCCACCAGGACGCCATCAAGAAGGGCTTCGAGGCGATGGCCGCGCAGGCCGAGCGCGAGGGCGTCTCGGTCGACGACCTGGTGTGGGCGGTGCCCTACCTGCCGGTGGACCCGAAGGACCTGGGCCGCAGCTACGAGGCGGTCATCCGCGTCAACTCGCAGTCCGGCAAGGGCGGCGTCGCATACCTGCTGAAGGCCGACCACGCGATCGACCTGCCGCGCAAGCTGCAGATCGAGTTCTCCGGCGTCGTGCAGGCGAAGACCGACGCCGAGGGCGGCGAGGTCACCAGCGACCAGATCTGGGAGATCTTCCAGGACGAGTACCTCCCGGCGCCGGCCACCGACCCGGACGCCAAGTGGGGCCGCTTCGAGCTGGGCAGCACGAGCACGACGAACGAGTCGGGCGACCACGTCAGCCTCAGCGTCACGCTGCGCGACGGCGACACCGTCACGAAGGCCGAGGGCGAGGGCAACGGCCCGATCGCGGCGTTCTTCGACATCCTGAACGCCCGCGGCATCCAGGCGCACCTCTACGACTACTCGCAGCACACGCTGTCGGCGAGCGAGTCGGCGTTGGCCGCGGCCTACGTCGAGGTGGATGTGGACGGCGTGCGCCGCTGGGGCGTCGGCATCGACGCGGACACGACCACCGCCTCCTTCAAGGCGGTCGTCTCGGCCGTGAACCGGGCGATCCGCTCGGGCGCCGGTTCGTCGGCGGAGGCGGAGCTGGTCACGGCCTGA
- a CDS encoding DUF2156 domain-containing protein encodes MSAEQVDAGTATAPAPWWSRVSSIVRAHPFTAALIAVLLVLALATGPLHGPHRPLRLWLGTGLAQLADGHWWSPFTAVLFTDNLAELIVALIGAAVLVGWAERLMGSWRTAVAFVVTPVLGVAAGALLQALGSGAEQMWSRGVRELVVLDVFSGIAGTIMAASAFAGVLWRRRIRVITLLVAAVYLLYSGLPADLYRMLAVLAGLGLGVLLRPGKGLQGWRRSSHHEVRVLLASAVGITALGPVIGLLSPSRYGLLSPVGLLFTDAMPDRDSVIERCQAFAVTRECVRALTLTRMDGPGPVLLSLLPLLVLLVAAAGLLRGRRFAVWLAAIVNGLLGLLAALYYGILPLAGQRLAASGRYWEVSLSFALAVAVPLSIAVALVVLRRHFPVLPSGRAVRRYLLTVGGTGVGLALLYVLVGWLQRDTGFTRPVDLSDLLGDVFERFVPVAFLRHEPVQYLPTTPLAAAVYHNIGTVFWLVAVLAAIPPVLGRSPWQRGAADTARVRRLLRRGGGDALAFMATWPGNSHWFDPAGEGAVAYRVVGRVAITTGGPFGAPPPHDRVIERFARFCDDNGWTPVFYSVEDDLLPVFERLGWSTMTVAEETVIRPQQWATTGKKWQDVRSSINRAQRAGIRAEWTAYASLPLAVAVQITDISEQWAADKELPEMGFTLGGLDELRDPDVRLMLAIDGDGRVEAVTSWLPTWRDGVVVGWTLDFMRRRPGSINGVMEFLIAEAATRMKAEGAEFLSLSAAPLAHTAGAPADDAGTMDRLLGHLSSSLEPVYGFRSLFAFKQKFQPELHPLLMAYPDPLALPEIGAALARAYLPGLSVRQAARFVRPQQPAASRA; translated from the coding sequence GTGAGCGCGGAGCAGGTGGACGCCGGCACGGCCACCGCGCCCGCCCCCTGGTGGAGCCGCGTCTCGAGCATCGTGCGGGCCCATCCGTTCACGGCGGCGCTGATCGCGGTGCTGCTCGTGCTCGCCCTCGCCACCGGCCCGCTGCACGGGCCGCACCGTCCCCTCAGGCTCTGGCTCGGCACCGGACTCGCCCAGCTCGCCGACGGCCACTGGTGGTCGCCGTTCACGGCGGTCCTCTTCACCGACAACCTCGCGGAGCTGATCGTCGCGCTGATCGGGGCCGCCGTGCTCGTGGGGTGGGCGGAGCGGCTGATGGGCTCCTGGCGCACGGCCGTCGCCTTCGTCGTGACGCCGGTCCTCGGCGTCGCCGCCGGAGCGCTGCTGCAGGCGCTCGGCAGTGGTGCGGAGCAGATGTGGTCGCGCGGCGTGCGTGAACTGGTGGTGCTCGACGTCTTCAGCGGGATCGCGGGCACGATCATGGCGGCCAGCGCCTTCGCCGGCGTGCTCTGGCGACGGCGCATCCGCGTCATCACGCTGCTCGTCGCCGCGGTCTACCTGTTGTACTCCGGTCTCCCTGCCGACCTGTACCGGATGCTCGCGGTGCTCGCCGGCCTCGGGCTCGGCGTGCTGCTGCGGCCGGGGAAGGGACTGCAGGGGTGGAGGCGCAGCTCCCACCACGAGGTGCGCGTGCTCCTCGCCTCCGCCGTCGGCATCACCGCCCTCGGCCCGGTGATCGGGCTGCTGTCGCCCTCGCGCTACGGCCTGCTCTCGCCGGTCGGCCTGCTGTTCACCGACGCGATGCCCGACCGCGACAGCGTGATCGAGCGCTGCCAGGCGTTCGCCGTCACCCGGGAGTGCGTGCGCGCGCTGACCCTGACCCGGATGGACGGGCCGGGCCCGGTGCTGCTGTCGCTCCTGCCCCTCCTCGTGCTCCTGGTGGCAGCGGCCGGGCTGCTGCGGGGGCGCCGGTTCGCCGTCTGGCTCGCGGCGATCGTCAACGGCCTGCTGGGGCTGCTCGCGGCGCTCTACTACGGAATCCTGCCGCTCGCCGGTCAGCGACTGGCCGCATCCGGCCGGTACTGGGAGGTGTCGCTGAGCTTCGCGCTCGCGGTCGCCGTCCCGCTGAGCATCGCGGTGGCGCTCGTGGTGCTGCGACGGCACTTCCCGGTGCTGCCGTCCGGGCGCGCGGTGCGACGCTACCTGCTCACGGTCGGCGGGACCGGCGTCGGCCTGGCGCTGCTCTACGTGCTGGTCGGCTGGCTCCAGCGCGACACGGGCTTCACCCGTCCTGTCGACCTCTCCGACCTCCTCGGCGACGTGTTCGAACGGTTCGTGCCGGTCGCCTTCCTGCGGCACGAACCGGTGCAGTACCTGCCGACCACACCGCTCGCCGCCGCGGTCTACCACAACATCGGAACCGTGTTCTGGCTCGTCGCCGTCCTCGCGGCGATCCCGCCCGTGCTCGGCCGCTCGCCCTGGCAGCGCGGCGCGGCGGACACCGCGCGGGTGCGGCGCCTGCTGCGGCGCGGGGGCGGCGACGCGCTCGCCTTCATGGCGACCTGGCCGGGCAACAGCCACTGGTTCGACCCGGCGGGGGAGGGCGCGGTCGCGTACCGCGTCGTCGGCCGGGTCGCGATCACCACGGGCGGTCCCTTCGGCGCTCCGCCGCCGCATGACCGCGTGATCGAGCGGTTCGCGCGGTTCTGCGACGACAACGGCTGGACGCCCGTGTTCTACAGCGTGGAGGACGACCTCCTGCCCGTCTTCGAACGGCTCGGCTGGTCGACCATGACCGTGGCGGAGGAGACCGTCATCCGCCCCCAGCAGTGGGCGACCACGGGCAAGAAGTGGCAGGACGTCCGCAGCTCGATCAACCGCGCCCAGCGGGCCGGCATCCGCGCCGAGTGGACCGCGTACGCCTCCCTCCCGCTCGCGGTCGCCGTGCAGATCACCGACATCTCCGAGCAGTGGGCGGCCGACAAGGAGCTGCCCGAGATGGGCTTCACCCTCGGCGGCCTCGACGAGCTGCGCGACCCCGACGTTCGGCTCATGCTCGCGATCGACGGCGACGGCCGGGTGGAGGCGGTCACGAGCTGGCTGCCGACCTGGCGCGACGGCGTCGTGGTCGGCTGGACGCTCGACTTCATGCGCCGCCGCCCCGGCAGCATCAACGGCGTGATGGAGTTCCTCATCGCCGAGGCCGCGACCAGGATGAAGGCCGAGGGCGCCGAGTTCCTCAGCCTGTCCGCGGCCCCGCTCGCGCACACCGCGGGCGCTCCCGCTGACGACGCGGGCACGATGGACCGCCTCCTCGGCCACCTCAGCTCGTCGCTGGAGCCGGTCTACGGCTTCCGCTCGCTGTTCGCGTTCAAGCAGAAGTTCCAGCCCGAGCTGCACCCGCTGCTGATGGCCTACCCGGACCCGCTGGCGCTCCCCGAGATCGGCGCTGCGCTCGCGAGGGCCTACCTGCCGGGGCTGTCGGTGCGGCAGGCGGCACGGTTCGTACGACCCCAGCAACCGGCCGCCAGCCGCGCCTGA
- a CDS encoding isoprenyl transferase, whose protein sequence is MSPKPYTHKDAVEYRPLDWTGLYPPDLPRAAVPEHVAIVMDGNGRWANRRGLTRIEGHRAGEAALLDVVAGAIQIGVKHLSVYAFSTENWKRSPDEVRFLMGFNRDVLHRRRDQLNEWGVRVRWAGRKPRLWSSVIKELQFAERLTAGNDVLTLTMCVNYGGRTELADAVRGIAEEVAAGRVKPSAVSEKLIQRHLYIPDMPDVDLFVRSSGEQRTSNFLLWQSAYAEMVFLDTLWPDFSRTDLWEAVATYAGRNRRFGGAIDTPTAAAE, encoded by the coding sequence ATGAGCCCGAAGCCGTACACGCACAAGGACGCGGTCGAGTACCGCCCGCTGGACTGGACAGGGCTCTACCCGCCGGACCTCCCGCGTGCCGCGGTGCCCGAGCACGTCGCCATCGTGATGGACGGCAACGGCCGCTGGGCGAACCGTCGCGGCCTGACGCGCATCGAGGGGCATCGCGCGGGGGAGGCTGCGCTGCTCGACGTGGTGGCCGGCGCCATCCAGATCGGGGTCAAGCACCTCAGCGTGTACGCGTTCTCGACCGAGAACTGGAAGCGGTCGCCCGACGAGGTGCGCTTCCTCATGGGGTTCAACCGCGATGTGCTGCACCGCCGCCGCGACCAGCTCAACGAGTGGGGCGTGCGGGTGCGCTGGGCCGGACGCAAGCCGCGGCTGTGGTCCTCCGTCATCAAGGAGCTGCAGTTCGCCGAGCGGCTGACCGCGGGCAACGACGTGCTCACGCTGACCATGTGCGTGAACTACGGCGGCCGCACGGAGCTCGCCGACGCCGTCCGGGGGATCGCGGAGGAGGTGGCCGCTGGCCGCGTCAAGCCGTCCGCGGTGAGCGAGAAGCTGATCCAGCGGCACCTCTACATCCCCGACATGCCGGACGTCGACCTGTTCGTCCGCAGCTCGGGGGAGCAGCGCACCAGCAACTTCCTGCTCTGGCAGAGCGCCTACGCCGAGATGGTGTTCCTCGACACGCTCTGGCCGGACTTCAGCCGCACGGATCTGTGGGAGGCCGTCGCGACGTACGCGGGCCGCAACCGGCGGTTCGGCGGCGCGATCGACACGCCCACCGCAGCCGCGGAATAA
- a CDS encoding DsbA family oxidoreductase, with translation MSEPIKIDVWSDIACPWCFIGKRRFEGGSGLFAGAGEGRAVEVEYHSFELSPDTPVDFDGSEVDFLAGHKGIPAEQVGEMLERVTGIASSLGLNYDYDNLKHTNTVKAHELLHFAKANGKQLELAERLFSAYFEQGRHVGRIEDLADLAAEVGLDRAEALAALESSQYLEDVRADQRTAAEFGINGVPFFVIDGKYGVSGAQEAQTFAQVLEQVWTERQAVTA, from the coding sequence GTGAGCGAACCCATCAAGATCGACGTCTGGTCCGACATCGCGTGCCCCTGGTGCTTCATCGGGAAGCGCCGCTTCGAAGGCGGCAGTGGCCTCTTCGCCGGAGCCGGTGAGGGCAGGGCTGTCGAGGTCGAGTACCACTCCTTCGAGCTGTCGCCCGACACCCCGGTCGACTTCGACGGCAGCGAGGTCGACTTCCTCGCCGGCCACAAGGGCATCCCGGCCGAGCAGGTCGGGGAGATGCTGGAGCGCGTGACCGGCATCGCCTCCTCCCTCGGGCTGAACTACGACTACGACAACCTCAAGCACACCAACACCGTGAAGGCGCACGAGCTGCTGCACTTCGCGAAGGCCAACGGCAAGCAGTTGGAGCTCGCCGAGCGTCTGTTCTCCGCGTACTTCGAGCAGGGCCGCCACGTCGGCCGCATCGAGGACCTCGCCGACCTCGCGGCCGAGGTCGGCCTCGACCGCGCGGAGGCCCTGGCCGCCCTCGAGTCGTCGCAGTACCTCGAGGACGTCCGCGCCGACCAGCGCACCGCCGCCGAGTTCGGCATCAACGGCGTCCCCTTCTTCGTCATCGATGGCAAGTACGGCGTCTCCGGCGCGCAGGAGGCCCAGACCTTCGCCCAGGTGCTGGAGCAGGTCTGGACCGAGCGCCAGGCGGTGACCGCGTGA